Within the Microbacterium sp. 1S1 genome, the region GCTCGCTCACCCAGTAGCCGATCGTCGCGGAGCAGAGCGAACCGCGCGCTACACCCCACACGTTGAGTTGCCCCGCGATCTCACCGTCGTACTCCATGACGAACGGGTACCCGCCGCCGTCGCGGTACTGCTGGAGCAGCCGACGGATACCGACACGCATGTCGAAGGAGACGGCCCCGTGCGGGACCGTCGCCTCCCACGGCTGCAACCAGGAACGGTTCGCGAGCAGCTCCTGCTGGAGGGGCCGCGCGTCCTTCGTCCGGATGAGGCGCAGTTCGACCGGCCCGTGCTGCATTCCCGCCAACAGCTCCACGCCGTCCCTCCGCTGCCCGCGAGACGCCTAGAGGCGCTCCGCGAAGTCCTTGAGCCAGGGGCGCAGCTCGTCGCCCAGGTCGTCTCGGTCCGCCGCGAGCTGCACGATCGCCTTGATGTAGTCCACCCGGTCGCCGGTGTCGTAGCGGCGTCCACGGAAGATGACGCCGACCACGCCGGGTCCGCCGTCGGCGGTCGCGAGCTCCTGCAGCGCATCCGTGAGCTGGATCTCTCCGCCCTTCCCGGGTTCCGTGCGCTCGAGGATGTCGAACACGGAGGCCGGGAGCACGTAGCGACCGATGATCGCGAGGTTGGACGGGGCGTCCTCCTTCGCGGGCTTCTCGACGAGGTCCGTGACGCGCACGGCCGCGGATCCCTCGATCTCCTCCACCGCCGCGGCACCGTACATGTGGATGTTGTCCGGGTCGACCTCCATGAGGGCGATGACGGCCGCGCCGGTGCGCTCGTGCTCCGCGATCATCTCGGTGAGCAGCGGGTCGCGCTCGTCGATCAGGTCGTCCCCGAGCAGCACCGCGAAAGAACTGTCGCCGACGTGCGTCCTGGCACGGAGGACCGCGTGGCCGAGCCCCTTGGGCTCGCCCTGGCGGACGAAGTGGATGTCGGCGAGGTCGCTCGACTTCATCACGCGCTCCAGGCGGCCCGTGTCGCCCTTCTCCATGAGCTTCACCTCGAGCTCCGGCACCGAGTCGAAGTGGTTGGAGATGGCGTTCTTGTTGCGTCCGATGATCACGAGGATGTCCTCGATGCCGGCGTCCGCCGCCTCCTCGACGACGTACTGGATCGCCGGCTTGTCGACGACGGGGAGCATCTCCTTCGGCATCGCCTTCGTCGCGGGCAGGAATCGTGTCCCCAACCCTGCAGCGGGAATGACAGCCTTGATCTTCTCGTGAGCCATTCCCACAGCCTACCCGTGGGTGCCGCCCTAGACTCG harbors:
- the galU gene encoding UTP--glucose-1-phosphate uridylyltransferase GalU gives rise to the protein MAHEKIKAVIPAAGLGTRFLPATKAMPKEMLPVVDKPAIQYVVEEAADAGIEDILVIIGRNKNAISNHFDSVPELEVKLMEKGDTGRLERVMKSSDLADIHFVRQGEPKGLGHAVLRARTHVGDSSFAVLLGDDLIDERDPLLTEMIAEHERTGAAVIALMEVDPDNIHMYGAAAVEEIEGSAAVRVTDLVEKPAKEDAPSNLAIIGRYVLPASVFDILERTEPGKGGEIQLTDALQELATADGGPGVVGVIFRGRRYDTGDRVDYIKAIVQLAADRDDLGDELRPWLKDFAERL